One Rosa chinensis cultivar Old Blush chromosome 5, RchiOBHm-V2, whole genome shotgun sequence genomic region harbors:
- the LOC112165738 gene encoding U2 small nuclear ribonucleoprotein B'' isoform X1, whose product MLSGDIPPNQTIYIKNLNEKIKKEELKRSLYCLFSQYGRILDVVALKTPKLRGQAWVAFLEVTSASNAVRQMQNFPFYDKPMRIQYAKTKSDCIAKVEGSFVPRDKKRKQEERAADRKRRTEEGPQSAPANGGATENGGRTQTSYRSGNPNANETAAPNNILFIENLPHETTSAMLELLFKQYPGFREVRMIDAKPGIAFVEFEDDVQSSMAMQALQGFKVTPQNPMGISFAKK is encoded by the exons ATGCTTTCAGGGGACATTCCACCAAACCAGACCATATACATTAAGAATCTCAATGAGAAAATCAAAAAAGAAG AATTGAAGAGGTCCCTCTATTGCTTATTCTCTCAGTATGGAAGGATTTTGGATGTTGTTGCCTTGAAGACGCCCAAGCTTCGAGGGCAAGCATGGGTTGCATTTCTTGAAGTGACATCTGCCAGTAATGCTGTGCGCCAGATGCAGAACTTTCCGTTCTATGATAAACCCATG AGGATTCAATATGCAAAAACAAAGTCAGATTGCATTGCTAAAGTAGAAGGAAGTTTTGTTCCAAGAGATAAGAAAAGgaagcaagaagaaagag CTGCTGATAGAAAGCGGCGAACTGAAGAAGGGCCACAATCTGCTCCAGCAAATGGTGGAGCTACTGAAAATGGAGGCAGAACT CAGACCTCATACCGCAGTGGTAATCCAAATGCAAACGAAACAGCAGCTCCTAACAATATTCTGTTCATAGAGAATTTGCCTCATGAAACCACTAGTGCAATGCTGGAACTGCTCTTCAAACAATACCCAGGGTTTAGGGAAGTTAGAATGATTGATGCAAAGCCAGGCATTGCCTTTGTAGAATTTGAAGACGACGTACAGTCATCCATGGCCATGCAGGCCCTTCAAGGCTTCAAAGTCACCCCACAAAATCCCATGGGCATCAGTTTTGCCAAGAAGTGA
- the LOC112164125 gene encoding uncharacterized protein LOC112164125, whose protein sequence is MSEKKKVRETFERGGGELKELWLICFTSILWSVWHVRNKTRFDGRCFSVQAVCRLISGHIRATSHLTTSPMHSTVQELRILKCFGAPCRPPRVVEVNWLPPSLGWVKINSNGSWKHEEGVGGCGAIFQDYKGQFLGAFASNLEIPSSIAAEIMAVIKAIELAWVRDWKHIWLEVDSSLVLDYIRTPSLVPWSL, encoded by the coding sequence ATGAGTGAAAAGAAGAAAGTAAGGGAGACGTTTgagaggggaggaggagaattaaaggaattatggcTTATTTGCTTCACCTCCATTTTGTGGTCTGTCTGGCATGTGAGGAACAAAACCAGATTTGATGGTCGTTGCTTCTCAGTTCAAGCTGTTTGTAGGCTTATATCTGGGCATATAAGAGCAACTAGTCATCTTACAACGAGTCCCATGCATAGTACTGTTCAAGAGCTACGAATATTGAAGTGTTTTGGAGCCCCATGTCGGCCTCCTAGAGTAGTTGAAGTTAATTGGCTCCCACCTTCTCTTGGTTGGGTGAAAATTAATTCTAATGGATCATGGAAACATGAAGAGGGAGTTGGTGGTTGTGGTGCAATTTTTCAGGATTATAAAGGTCAATTTCTTGGAGCTTTTGCCTCAAATCTTGAGATTCCTAGTTCGATTGCAGCGGAGATAATGGCTGTCATAAAGGCCATTGAGCTTGCTTGGGTTCGAGATTGGAAACATATTTGGTTGGAGGTTGATTCATCTCTAGTACTTGATTATATCCGTACACCTTCTCTTGTCCCTTGGTCTCTTTGA
- the LOC112165738 gene encoding U2 small nuclear ribonucleoprotein B'' isoform X2: MLSGDIPPNQTIYIKNLNEKIKKEELKRSLYCLFSQYGRILDVVALKTPKLRGQAWVAFLEVTSASNAVRQMQNFPFYDKPMRIQYAKTKSDCIAKVEGSFVPRDKKRKQEERAADRKRRTEEGPQSAPANGGATENGGRTTSYRSGNPNANETAAPNNILFIENLPHETTSAMLELLFKQYPGFREVRMIDAKPGIAFVEFEDDVQSSMAMQALQGFKVTPQNPMGISFAKK, encoded by the exons ATGCTTTCAGGGGACATTCCACCAAACCAGACCATATACATTAAGAATCTCAATGAGAAAATCAAAAAAGAAG AATTGAAGAGGTCCCTCTATTGCTTATTCTCTCAGTATGGAAGGATTTTGGATGTTGTTGCCTTGAAGACGCCCAAGCTTCGAGGGCAAGCATGGGTTGCATTTCTTGAAGTGACATCTGCCAGTAATGCTGTGCGCCAGATGCAGAACTTTCCGTTCTATGATAAACCCATG AGGATTCAATATGCAAAAACAAAGTCAGATTGCATTGCTAAAGTAGAAGGAAGTTTTGTTCCAAGAGATAAGAAAAGgaagcaagaagaaagag CTGCTGATAGAAAGCGGCGAACTGAAGAAGGGCCACAATCTGCTCCAGCAAATGGTGGAGCTACTGAAAATGGAGGCAGAACT ACCTCATACCGCAGTGGTAATCCAAATGCAAACGAAACAGCAGCTCCTAACAATATTCTGTTCATAGAGAATTTGCCTCATGAAACCACTAGTGCAATGCTGGAACTGCTCTTCAAACAATACCCAGGGTTTAGGGAAGTTAGAATGATTGATGCAAAGCCAGGCATTGCCTTTGTAGAATTTGAAGACGACGTACAGTCATCCATGGCCATGCAGGCCCTTCAAGGCTTCAAAGTCACCCCACAAAATCCCATGGGCATCAGTTTTGCCAAGAAGTGA